Below is a window of Mycolicibacterium rhodesiae NBB3 DNA.
GTCGGAATCGAGTTCGCCCAGCACCTCGTCCGGTCGTGCGCGCACGATGCACAGATCGCCGGGGTGGCCGGACGCTATGAGCCGCGGCATCACGGGGGCGTCGGCTGAACCGAAGAACATCGTAAGCGCCTCGCGGGCCGGCACGCGTTCGTCGGCGCCCAGCACCGCTCCCCCTCCGGTGATGCGCGACACGGCGGCGCGCATGGCCTTCCACGGGTCGTCGTCGCCGAACGGCATATCGGTCGAAAGCGCGACTGGCACCCCGGCGGTCAACAGCGAAGCCACGCGCCACAATTCGTGCTGCTCAGCCGCGGGCACGTCGTGGAGGTACTGCACTCCTCGTTCGGCGACGAAGTTGGGTTGTGTCACGACGGTCGCCCCGCTCTCGGCGAGGTCGGCAACGCTGTCGTCGGGCACCACTGCGGCATGCTCGATGCGGTCCTGCGGATGAGGGCCGGCCGATCGCAGTGCGGCCAACGTGACGACCAACTGCGCGGCGGTAACGCAGTGCACCGCAACCGGTCCCCCGTCGGCGTGGCGCTCGGCGATCCACGCGGTGAGCGCGGTGAGGTCGAGATCGCTGTCGTGCAGAATCCGCTTTCCGGGGGCGAGGCAATGCACACGCTGACGCAGTTCGCCGTGCCGGTGAGCCTCCATCAACTTGACGACGTCGGCAACCTCCAGACCCGGCGTCGCATCGGTCACGCCGGTCACTCCGAATGTGCTGAGCCGCCTACTGACGTCGCCAAGCCCGGTCTCGTTGCGCGTCAACGCTTCCGACCACGATTGATCGGCGCTGCGCAGCCGACCGTCGGGGTGATCGGCAAGCCCGACCCGGGCCAGCCCGACGGAGTTGAGTGTCCACAGCACGCCGCTGCGGTGCTGAACCCTGACCGGCACCGGCGGTGCCAGCTCGTCGAGCAGTGTGCGGTCGAGCGGACCCGCCACCGCCTCGTGGTAGCCGATCGCCCGCAACCATCCGTCGCTGCCGATGTCGGCCGCAGCGAGAACCCGAGCCAGATCATCTCGCGTGTGCACGTCGGCGGGACCCACCTGGACCGACGTCAAGGCAGCGGCGGCTGAGCGGAGATGGACGTGGTGATCGTGCAGACCCGGAATGACGGTGCCGCCTTTGGCGTCATACACCTGCTCGCCGGGTGATGGCGCCATACGCGGTCCGACTGCGACGATCTGCTCCTCGACCCGGATGTCAGCAGTTGTCCCGTCGAGCAGACTTGCGCGCTGAATCAGCATGCGGCAAGGAGCTTCTCGGCGACAGTTCGCTCCACTGCGGCGTTGTCGGCGCCCAACGCCGACGCTCGCTTCGACGGCGGTGGTGCGGCGCTGCAGGAGATTTCGTCGGTGCGCGGGAGTCGGGCATAGGTGGCCGCGACCGCCGACATCGACAACTCGACGAGCTGGCCACCACCGTCGCGCAACGCCTGCGCCACCGTCGCCGCCGCCTCCAATCCCGTCAACGGGTCGGCGATGGCGTCACCACAGAAGTCCGGCTCGGCAGCGCTACCCCGCACCAGCCCACCGGACACCGCCGCGTCATCGCCGAACGCCACCCAGTTGCCCCGCTCACCGTCGGTGCCGTGGCCGGTGATTCGCAGCCAGACTCTGCCGTCGCGTGGCTGGACATCCTCCGGCGCAAGGCCTCGGCGCGCGAATGCGGCGGGCCGTGAGGACTCGATCACCACATCCGCCGCGGCGAGGAGACTGCGCAATCCGGACGGATCATCGAAATCGACCAGATACGAGAGCTTTCCGCCGTTCATCCAGTCGAAGAACTCCGCTGGACCCGACCGTGCACCATCGGGACGGGATGCGCTTTCGACTTTGACGACCGTCGCGCCCGCTCGCGCCAGCAACTGACCGCACAGCGGGCCCGCCCACATGGCGGACAGGTCGGCGACGAGCAGTCCTGACGGGGCGCGTCCGCTTGTCGCCGCACCCAAGGCGCGGCGCCGCGGTGGCCGCGCGCGCGACTCGCCAAGCGCGGCGACCGGAAGTCCGAGCAGTCGCCCGCGGTCGGTGAACTCCGCAGCGTGGCGTTCGGAAACCCAGCGGTGCACATCCGGCCAGGGGTCGCCCGCGACGGTGTCCACCTCGATCAGCGCGGGGACCGCGTCGACATCGTCGGGCCGCGACAACGTGAGCGCGCACCACCCGTCGCGACTGCGCATCAGATGTGTCGCGCCCCCTGCCGAAATGCGGTCGTGTGGTGTCTGGCGCAGCAGTCCGGCGCGTCCTGCGATGATCGCGTCGGCGTCGCACTCGACGCCGGTGAGGGCTCGGAAATCGTTGGCGACGCGACGGGCCCGCGACAGAACGGCAGTGGGGACGGCCAACGACGTCACACGCTCATTGTGCTCAGAACTGCAGAGCAGTAAAGCGCCAGTCCAGTACCTGCTGGTCCGGCTCACCGACGGCATGGACAACGGACCTCAGTTTGAGGACCCCGCCACGCCCTTCGGGCAGCGGCACCGCACTTTCGACATGCAACTCGCTGTACAAGGTGTCGCCCTCGTGCACCGGTCCCGTGTGATCGCACGAATCCCAGGCCAGCACGGTGACGATATTGGGCAACAGGCGAGTGGCTTGGGCCAGTGCCAGGCCGATGGTGTGTCCGCCGTATACCAGTCGCTGTCCGCCGCTTCGCCAATCATGGTGTGTGGCGGCGATGTTCAGCGTCAATCGCGCGAGTTCCGGAGCACTGCTGACGACGTCGGCCGTACTGTGCAGGATCGCACCCGCCAGGCCGGCGTCGAAATGTGCCCCTGGAACCTTCGCGCGGTACGCATCGGCGTCCCACTCGGCGGTCGGGTCTGCAACCGACGGTTGATCGGCACCGATCGTCGAGAGATCGTCGGCAAGATCGGTGTCAGGCGCACCCTCGCTCATCGGCAGCATCGCGCAACGGTGGAAGTCGAGGACAAGTCGCCCCACGCCGTCGACGGTGGTCATCCGCAATGCCGCGAGTCCTGTCGGGGTACGGCCGGGCTTTGCCGAGTTCTGTTTGAGCCCAACCACTTCGGTGCGTGTGAACAGGGTCTCACCGATGACGGGAAAGCGGTGAAATCTCAGTCCGCGGTAGAACAGATTGGCCTTCACTCGCTGGGTGACCAGCGTCGACTGGCCGATCGCGACGTCGCATACGAGCGAAGGGTTGGCCAACGGTGCGGCGGCGCCGATGACGGCCGCCGCGAGCTCGGCATCGAGGGCGAGCCGGAGACGGTCGCCCAGGATCGACTGATGAACGGCCGCGGCCCCCGCCGTCAGTGTCATGGACGGGGCTGCGTCGAAGACCTGGCCGACCTCGAGATCGTCGAAATATGGGCCGCTCACGGCAGCCATGTTGGCATTCGGCCGCACAAAGTGTCAATATGGCCGTACAAATGTTGACTCAAGAAGAAACCATGCTGGTGGAGACGGTGCGGGCCTTCGTGGACCGCGACGTCAAACCCGCCGTCCGCGAGACCGAACACGCCAACGAATACCCCGAGGCGTGGATCGAGCAGATGAAACGCATCGGCATCTACGGTCTGGCCATACCCGAGTCCTACGGCGGCTCCCCGGTCTCGATGCCGTGCTACGTCGAGGTCACGCAGGAGCTCTCGCGGGGGTGGATGAGCCTCGCAGGCGCGATGGGCGGACACACCGTCGTCGCCAAGCTGCTGGGACTGTTCGGCACACAAGAGCAGAAGCAGCGATATCTGCCACCGATGGCCACCGGCGAACTACGGGCAACGATGGCGCTCACCGAGCCCGGCGGTGGCTCGGACCTGCAGAACATGAGCACGGTCGCGGCAACCGACGGTTCCGATCTGGTGATCAACGGGTCCAAGACCTGGATCAGCAATGCACGCCGATCAGGCCTGATCGCGCTGCTGTGCAAGACCGATCCGGCCGCAACGCCCAAGCACAAGGGCATTTCGGTGGTGCTTGTCGAGCACGCTGCCGGGCTGACGGTGTCGCGGGATCTGCCGAAGCTCGGCTACAAGGGTGTCGAGTCTTGCGAGCTGACGTTCGACGACTACCGCATACCCGCGACCGCGATCCTTGGCGGCGAACCCGGTAAGGGGTTCGCCCAGATGATGAAAGGGCTTGAGACAGGCCGTATCCAGGTTGCATCGCGGGCGCTCGGAGTAGCGTCGGCCGCGCTCGAAGACGCGCTGAAGTATGCGCAAGAGCGCGAGAGCTTCGGCCAGCCGATCTGGAAACACCAGTCCATCGGCAACTACCTGGCCGACATGGCGACCAAGCTGACGGCCGCACGACAGCTGACTCTCCATGCGGCGCAGCGGTACGACAGCGGCGAACGCTGCGACATGGAGGCTGGGATGGCCAAGCTGTTCGCGTCCGAGGTCGCGATGGAGATCGCGTTGAATGCCGTCCGGATCCACGGCGGCTACGGCTATTCCACCGAGTTCGACGTGGAGCGCTACTTCCGCGACGCTCCGCTGATGATCGTCGGCGAGGGCACCAACGAGATTCAGCGCAATGTGATCGCCGCCCAGCTGGTCGCCCGCGGCGGGATCTGATGCGTACCGCGCCGGCGTATCAGACTCTGCGCGAACAACTTCGCGACGATATCGCCGCAGGGCGGTACCGCGACGGCGCCCGACTGCCCACCGAGTCAGAACTCGTTGAGCAACATGGGCTTTCCCGGCAGACGGTGCGGCGCGCGTTCCAGGACCTGGTCGCCGAGGGTGTGGTTTACCGGGTGCCGGGTCGCGGCACATACGCCAGCGATGCGGGCCAGCGCTATCTCCGCCAGCTCGGCTCGATCGAAGACCTGATGAGCCTGTCCGACGACACCACGATGGAAGTGCTTTCCGGACTGCGCAGGCGAGTCGATCTCGACGCCGCCAGTCGGTTGCGCCTCGACGACGATATCGTCTACACCGTGGTGTTCCGACGGTTGCACGACGGCGTGCCGTTCGTGACGACGATCGTGCACCTGGCGCCCGTCGTTGCCAATGCGGTGCTGTCGGCGCCGGATCTGCAAGACGGTGCGGTCGGTCCGCAGACGGTGATCGGCGTGCTCGAGCCGCATCTGATCGAACCGATTGCCGAAGCGGCACAGTCGATTACGGTGGCGCCGGCGGACAGTGTGGTCGCCGATGCGGTGTCGTGCGCGGCCGGTCATGCGATGCTGCGAGTGGATCGGCTGTATTCAGACACATCGGGCAGGCCGGTCGAGTTGTCGGTCAGCCACTTTCTTCCCGAGCAGTACACGTACCGGGTTACGCTGCGGCGCTCCGGCTAGTGGCGATTTCGGTGCGCCTACGATCGCTGAGCGGTCGTGCGCGCGCCGAAATCACCGAATTTCGTCGACCAAGCCCCACTGCAGCGCTGTCGACGGGTCGATGGTCCGCCCACTCAGCACGAGATATGCGGTACGCCAGCGCCCGATTCTGCGCGTGATGCTCACGGTCCCGCCGGCGCCGGGAAGCAGTCCGAGGCTGAGCTCGGGTAGGCCGAACACGGCGTCAGGACTCGCGGCCACCCATCCGCAGAAGGCGGCCATCTCCAGCCCGCTGCCGAGTACCTGGCCGTGCACCTCCGCGCGGCAGTGCCTGCCCAGTCGTGCTGTGAGCTCGTCGAGTACCAACGCGGGGCTGTGCCGAGTGCGAGCCACATGTGCGCTGACCGGATCGGCGAAGGTACCGAACTCGGCCAGATCGCCACCGCTGCAGAACGAGGGACCGTTGCCCGACAAAACGACGTCGGTCACCGACGGGTCCAGACGCGCCACCTCGAGCGCTTCCAGCAGCACAGCGCGCGCGTCGGTCGAGAAGGCGTTGTGCCGCTGCGGGCGATTGAACCGGACGTACAGGGCGTCCCCGACCCGCTCTGCCTGCACCGGGTTCGGGATTTGCACCGGCGTCGCAGGCCCCCGCTCGCCCAGCCAGCGCGTGAACTCCGGGCCCGCCTGCAGCGTCGAGTACGCAAGCGACTCGGTGATGACACCGCCGAACGCGGGCGCGTCGGCGTTGTGTGCACGCAAGACGTCGATGCACACCGCGGCCGCATGCGGCCACCGCGCGCACCGTTCCCGAAGAAGGTCGAGCGTGTCTGAAACCGACGCCACCGTCACAGCGCGACGGTCGCCGCAGTCATCCTCGGTGAGCGTGAAAGCCGCTTGGTCCGAGGGCGATCCGACCGCAACGACTACGCCCGAGGCGAGCTCGATTGGAGTCACGAGTACTTCTTTATCAGCTCCTGCTTGAACATCTTGCCGGTTTCGGTGCGCGGCAGCTGCGCCTCGAAGGAGATCGACCGCGGGCACTTGTAATGCGCCAGCCGCTCGCGCAGCCAGGACAGCAGCTCCTCGCCGAACTCCTCGGTCGCGTTGGTCGGAT
It encodes the following:
- a CDS encoding amidohydrolase family protein gives rise to the protein MLIQRASLLDGTTADIRVEEQIVAVGPRMAPSPGEQVYDAKGGTVIPGLHDHHVHLRSAAAALTSVQVGPADVHTRDDLARVLAAADIGSDGWLRAIGYHEAVAGPLDRTLLDELAPPVPVRVQHRSGVLWTLNSVGLARVGLADHPDGRLRSADQSWSEALTRNETGLGDVSRRLSTFGVTGVTDATPGLEVADVVKLMEAHRHGELRQRVHCLAPGKRILHDSDLDLTALTAWIAERHADGGPVAVHCVTAAQLVVTLAALRSAGPHPQDRIEHAAVVPDDSVADLAESGATVVTQPNFVAERGVQYLHDVPAAEQHELWRVASLLTAGVPVALSTDMPFGDDDPWKAMRAAVSRITGGGAVLGADERVPAREALTMFFGSADAPVMPRLIASGHPGDLCIVRARPDEVLGELDSDMVAATVIAGRLVFER
- a CDS encoding CoA transferase, translating into MTSLAVPTAVLSRARRVANDFRALTGVECDADAIIAGRAGLLRQTPHDRISAGGATHLMRSRDGWCALTLSRPDDVDAVPALIEVDTVAGDPWPDVHRWVSERHAAEFTDRGRLLGLPVAALGESRARPPRRRALGAATSGRAPSGLLVADLSAMWAGPLCGQLLARAGATVVKVESASRPDGARSGPAEFFDWMNGGKLSYLVDFDDPSGLRSLLAAADVVIESSRPAAFARRGLAPEDVQPRDGRVWLRITGHGTDGERGNWVAFGDDAAVSGGLVRGSAAEPDFCGDAIADPLTGLEAAATVAQALRDGGGQLVELSMSAVAATYARLPRTDEISCSAAPPPSKRASALGADNAAVERTVAEKLLAAC
- a CDS encoding acyl dehydratase codes for the protein MAAVSGPYFDDLEVGQVFDAAPSMTLTAGAAAVHQSILGDRLRLALDAELAAAVIGAAAPLANPSLVCDVAIGQSTLVTQRVKANLFYRGLRFHRFPVIGETLFTRTEVVGLKQNSAKPGRTPTGLAALRMTTVDGVGRLVLDFHRCAMLPMSEGAPDTDLADDLSTIGADQPSVADPTAEWDADAYRAKVPGAHFDAGLAGAILHSTADVVSSAPELARLTLNIAATHHDWRSGGQRLVYGGHTIGLALAQATRLLPNIVTVLAWDSCDHTGPVHEGDTLYSELHVESAVPLPEGRGGVLKLRSVVHAVGEPDQQVLDWRFTALQF
- a CDS encoding acyl-CoA dehydrogenase family protein; translation: MLTQEETMLVETVRAFVDRDVKPAVRETEHANEYPEAWIEQMKRIGIYGLAIPESYGGSPVSMPCYVEVTQELSRGWMSLAGAMGGHTVVAKLLGLFGTQEQKQRYLPPMATGELRATMALTEPGGGSDLQNMSTVAATDGSDLVINGSKTWISNARRSGLIALLCKTDPAATPKHKGISVVLVEHAAGLTVSRDLPKLGYKGVESCELTFDDYRIPATAILGGEPGKGFAQMMKGLETGRIQVASRALGVASAALEDALKYAQERESFGQPIWKHQSIGNYLADMATKLTAARQLTLHAAQRYDSGERCDMEAGMAKLFASEVAMEIALNAVRIHGGYGYSTEFDVERYFRDAPLMIVGEGTNEIQRNVIAAQLVARGGI
- a CDS encoding GntR family transcriptional regulator codes for the protein MRTAPAYQTLREQLRDDIAAGRYRDGARLPTESELVEQHGLSRQTVRRAFQDLVAEGVVYRVPGRGTYASDAGQRYLRQLGSIEDLMSLSDDTTMEVLSGLRRRVDLDAASRLRLDDDIVYTVVFRRLHDGVPFVTTIVHLAPVVANAVLSAPDLQDGAVGPQTVIGVLEPHLIEPIAEAAQSITVAPADSVVADAVSCAAGHAMLRVDRLYSDTSGRPVELSVSHFLPEQYTYRVTLRRSG
- a CDS encoding enoyl-CoA hydratase/isomerase family protein, with the protein product MTPIELASGVVVAVGSPSDQAAFTLTEDDCGDRRAVTVASVSDTLDLLRERCARWPHAAAVCIDVLRAHNADAPAFGGVITESLAYSTLQAGPEFTRWLGERGPATPVQIPNPVQAERVGDALYVRFNRPQRHNAFSTDARAVLLEALEVARLDPSVTDVVLSGNGPSFCSGGDLAEFGTFADPVSAHVARTRHSPALVLDELTARLGRHCRAEVHGQVLGSGLEMAAFCGWVAASPDAVFGLPELSLGLLPGAGGTVSITRRIGRWRTAYLVLSGRTIDPSTALQWGLVDEIR